The nucleotide sequence GaagagaataagaaaaaatgcaTCGTTTGGTGATATTTTGCTGATGAAGCTGTACCAGAGTAGAGCTGATCttgaattttcaattcatttttgctTAGCAAACCCATCAGTGTCTGGCTAAACGTGGAAGACTAAAGAtgatttacttgaaaaaaattctcaaatccagtgaaaaagatttttattcataattttctCTTCATTTTGCATAAAAACCGTTAAAGTGAGTactaaatttgctcaatttaaaaaataatggttGAAGAAATTATACCGCCAAATTTTTAGTACTGATCGGAGAGAACTCGtctaaaaaatctcattcaaacGGAGCAAGCTAAAAGTACCGCAAACGAGAAAAGGTGTTCGAAGCCATTGCAGTAAAGTCTGCGTGAAAACTTTGgtattttgtgtgaaaaacGATCTCTACGTTGTGAAATATGGATTCTATTGAGAGGCACTTGTTCGACGCGATGTTCGGCTTGAATATTCCGTGAGTATTGAATATAGAAGTTTGCGGGGAAGGGACATTAGAATAAGATTAAAAAGAGGTAGCCATGATGGGGATTTTTCActaatctaatttttttttttaaattttttccggATAGGCTCGGAGTGGGTAAGCCACTGTGTCCGGAGAAGCTTGATAAGATGCGAGGAAGGTGGCAGAGAAAATCCATCCTTGAAATTCATCTTTCAATGTCCATTGTGGACATGGAAATGAAGCCGAAAAAATCTCTTGATGAGATCCGTTCGGAAATGGAGAATATTGGGGGCGGAATCTGCAAGAAAGTTATTAGTGAGGGCTTTGGGAGTGTCACTAAGGATAAATCTGAGATTACAATTCAGTACGTCAAGTACGGTCAGATGCTGGATAGCGATAAAATTGAACTTTGTGATTCAACGTACATTGCACAGAAGCCGTATACTTTTGTCCTGGGGAGCAATTGTGGGCTTCTGCCGGGCTTTGAGAAGGCCGTACGATCGATGCGAAATCAGGAGAAAGCAGAATTTATCATGAGTGAGCAGAAGAATGGCAATCCACCGGTGACAAGGAATGTAATGTTTATAATTGAAGTGATTCGAGTGGCTGATGTAATGGTGAAGCAGGACCGGGTGAGGCTTCACAACAACTACCCTCAGACCATGAGGCTGGTTCAGGAGCTACGTGACAAGGGCAAAGATGCCTTCACTGCACAGTTTTATCGAGTGGCTGCCGATATGTACACGGAAGTCGTGAGCCTTCTGAGGAATGTCCTCGTGCAGACCGAAACTGACAATAATAAGCGACTGGAGCTGCTCCTTAAAATGTACCTCTACGCTGGAATGACGTACAACAAGTTGGAACAGGCAGAATTTGCCTATCTGATGCTAATCAATGCTGTGAATTTGCTGATGAGTGAAGCTGTTTCTGTTTCGAATGTTCTCATGGGCAAGATCTATCTGCATGCAGCTCGAGCCAATCGTATGCTCAATGATATCCAAGAGTCTTTTGTATTTCTCACCAAGGCCGAAGAGTGCATTGGTAAGGCTCCAGAAGTTCTGGATGAATATAAGAAGCTCTTCCAGATTTTCCACAAAGCTTGCGACATGGATGCTATAGGAAAAAATGTGTGCCGTGCAGTGGACAAAGGTGACGACGGTGTTGAAAACAATCATTCCATGTTTGTGGCCACCTTCGATCACATTCTGAAGACCTTCATGTGTGGCAAAGATAAATCCAAAACCGTTTACGGTCTCGAGTGCAATGAGCACGTTCCAGCAGCCATGAAACTAGCTGCCAAGTACAAGAAGATCAAACTTGAGGTGAACTCAAATGATTCTGGCACCATTGCCTATTCCCTGACCAGGAAGTAAATCATCCTTCAACATTACTCaaatagctgagattcttttaaTATGTTCCCTCCATTCTAGTTCCTTTTTTTTCCGAGAgctttgaagtatttttttttcctcttaatATTTACTAAATGTTCTCTTGTGAATTTACCCTcgtaaactaaataaaaaataaatttgcgttacttaacaaattttattatttattttttttttatgtacatAGATTATCCAAGATTCACACTCATTCCTCACAGTCATACTCTTTTGCTCAGCACAGACACTTAAAATCCTGACttgatattactttttttttctcttgttatgcttgaaaatccaaaaagaaaaataatttaagcttGAGTGTGGGATTTCCTCAGGCAAAGTATAATATATTATACAGTTGGTCTTGGGTGGATTGGAGAGAGGAGACACCACCCACactcacacacacacacacctACGCCCCCCCCTCCCCCTCCAGCAATGTGGCCTCTTGTGATTAGTTGAAGTGAAATTTGAACTGAAACGGTGATCCATGGTGGAAATGATGGAAGGGATTTCCACCCCGGAAGCCACCATATTGATTATTACCACCTTCAGGATCCAGTGGATCTTCACCATTGTCAAATTGTTGCCTCTTCTCCGGATCCGTCAACACTTCCTTCGCTGCTGCaatatcaataaatttcttCTCAGCAATCTTCTTCTCATCACCCTGAAAATTATCCGGATGCCACTTCTGAGCAGCCTTCCTGTAAGCCTTAACAATCTCTTGCTTTGTGGCTGATCGTTTTACATTGAGGATCTTGTAGTAGTCTCTTCTCTCTGATTGCTTCTGCAGGCGTTTCGCCCTCTCGAGACCCTCTTTGGCCCTCTGAAGATGTTCATCGATATTAATGGCTGCTTGATAATCCCTGATGGCTGCAAGAACAAGAAAACAATAATCAATTCACTCTACCTAcaagaaaattataatttctcTTATTGGATAATTTATATACAGCATTCGTGTAAGActcaaattgattaaaataatctttttcatTTCCCTTGTTAAACAAACTCATTAGCAAGATGTAACAATCCAAAACCCATTGAATCCTACTAATTATTTCCAAGAATTCTGGCAaagcaaatttttaattttaattgttttagatTTGCTtgaaggtagggtaagtgtgcgaaattccggccagcttgcaatttcggccaccttttttgttcctcgaatttccatgaacttttagattttacgtactctagagattatgcaatgcaaaagaataacaaaaaatgtagcttcgacaaatgagatgacgtgaaaaagatattggaagaattcccgaagggcaaggaactatgagaatggaggtggccgaaatagggcaccaaagctatgtctatatttttattaattttaaaatgtattaagaatgattttagagtaaataaagacggtaaactctttacaaggttccaagaaacactctttaagaaaaaaagaattaaaaaaaatcaatttgattttaaaatattacatttcaaactttagactttgacgattgcatgcaactatgccgaaatttggcacacttaccctaatcattcttaaattataattttatgacaattaattctaagttaagctaacagatatagaaatttacgaaaaaaaactgGTGGAGAAGAAATATCACtgtattataattaattaattaatttctttattgTACACGGGCCTTATGGCCATTTTGTACAAAtacaattatatataataattatttagcatatttctttttttaataaaaaataataatgaaaattcttatattaaaatttttacattaacccattcagtcaatgtaccagaaatatttgagatagaatgttcatattttgggattagatttctacagattaatagatgaattttttgaaaggaaaaaaaaatctcatttgggggcacggggagcccctgtcaaacacatgtcttaacggtcactgaatttaaattctgtacattaattaattacaaactctattgctttagatttagatagagtaactatctaagaaaacaaattggtaactagaattcaaatcaggaaagagaaaagaggccaattttaacaaagtcGACGGGATGTCAAATTTTCCGTTCgctattttgagaaaaaaaacttgcatGAGCTTCCGCGaagtaagaaaacaataacaaaatgtattcccatctctgtcggactaagtatttttctcaaaaaaatgaagaactaaagttactattaaaatctattcccgacagcaattcggataaaaattgcccaggaataaatcatttaaaatcattcaatttgcgtatgatgtattaTACTGACATTTCCtatatttcccatatgtttctagcgtgtcgaaaaaacttttgagtttattaactgttttctgtcattgtagaatgaattatcaaaaactaCTAATACAATTACTAAGGCAATTTATTAACGAACAGGCAACCGAAAACCATAAATtggtaacctacgtagttttggagatatcttgtgaaatgtgcacgaaaacaggaaaaaaatgtacactaaaatcgctcgcatttttcagagctagtCTCACTCCCCTGTATAAGACCAtgataaggaatgggttaaccctttaaggacaattgggtcaccggtgacccaaaaatgaaatttttcctacgatcaTCTAAAGTTGTATCTTGCATTAAAAAgccagaaattttttttccgaCCCCcattttttgaccctctcgtccttaaagggttaaaagagctGTAagggttcaaaaaaaaaaaaactcttaactctttccggaccgcagcatatcgtcgattgcctcagcaactgtgctaactgcatttgctttgtgtcagcattcgttgtaagcaacgcatcgctgcgcggcgtttgcaatgaatgcagacacaaaacaGATGCacttagcacagttgctgaggctaCCGAcgatatgctgcaagccaatttcacaatttttaatcaaaaatatctaagctcaggaattaattgaggtcctacaaaaaatatctcacatttggacatccttatagtttgtaatcatccacaagaatcacttctgaataattaaaaaacattgtttttcatagaatattcatatgcttctttgggtactagagtcccaaaagagacgaaagagttaaaatggCCAtgactccggttctaattatcagaatttaaaacgtgagggctttttggaaagctctcgtgaaatgccacttccccttctaacatcacaagttcataaaactaccgctagaggcgttatttttaaaaagaagatttttcaattttctaagttaaataactcagaaattcctttatgtatcgggctgaaattttagtatgttgtagccgttgattatacctatcaaacaaaaaaatacttaagtcgatccataacccctgacccgagctataaggggtcaaagatcgaaaattgaccggcctctatctccggttctaatttaacattttgactgggtttttggtttcgtctcgatgagcccTTTCACATAAAGGTTCAAAAGGTCACCACaagtggcgctgcgatagcgtcaaaatttaaactctattatttcggcgaacattttaaaatatatatttttgtataGTTGTTAATGTACGATTCCGAAATAggtatatcagactgataagtcaattctctttagtcttcagtgcctctatgcaaaaacgtatggaaaagtGAAATGTTGATAGACTCCTGCACAAAATAGTtgtggatttaaataaaataattgtaaggcccagattaatttagaaataggcaGAAAAGTCgtatctagccccacagctcaaagtagccccacctccccctatctcCGGTTCGATTAGGCCGATTTTGAAGTGTTAGCGCGCGTATTAAAGGAATCGCAAAGCACTTCAACTTTCTAGAGCATTTAAACTTCGTAGGACCAACGCTAGAGGCGCCACAGTCGGGAAAACCATTTtcataacacataacctcaattatctctaTACGTGCttaaccaattttgatgattacttcggcataattgtaaAGGATattttatatctatatttcgtccaaacataattttttgttcAGACAATGTCATCTGTTCGATTTTGTCGTTTCAGtgcgaaaaaaatcatttttcccataataacgctttgaaaaaCCCCTCAGAtgtcaatttgactgcttctactcgaccaagatcaagacacttaaaatagggttttaaatggaaagcctcacaaaatacaacaattctttgatatagtcgaagttcatcaaataaacacttggggcgctctggtcgaataaacgagatgagaaacaaacaacctcgattatctcggcttctgattaatcgatgagatcatattctacggcaaaattatagagaacattctggtctacattacacccatatatcacttttctgtcagtccatccaaatccttgatattttggtttaaataaaaaatttgtataatttcacgaatttgattcaatataactgaatggcgtcccccaatctcagctctaaattgaatttgcatgcatttcgagttggatcacattaagaatctcacctacaataagctgatctaggcttatcactagctttttcCACGTCATTGAAGAATATaagtgaataaaaattctttcccGGCagcaattcgaaattcgaattttaGATATCAATTGCGCAGAAATACATTATCTCTAAAATCATAgtttgcatttaattttaaatattcgaaTGAGCATTTGTCATCCAAACACAGTGAAATTGGATAACTAGATTACGGCCTACACTATCAATCGAattttaatcacaaaaataaaacaaaaatgttaaaacTTTTAGCTTTAATAataactattattattaattattactatgtattcacaataatagggacatctcttttacaattgtgaaaataaataaaagaaaaaaaaagaagagggaaaaaaacaaaagagaaaaaaaatacaaaaacaaaagaaatttaagaattaattAACAGTAATGAGCAAAAAgagcaaattttaataaaaaaaaattatctttgacTATTTCCTTAAGTTAACTCTTATAAGGTCAGCAGTTTATTGATCTGTTGCAAACTCAATAATCTAGCCTGACTGCAATCCCgttttatacgattttttttggtaaatcttGAGATTGTTGTTCATGATAACTATGTTAgaggaataatgtgaatttagattttgatCAATGAATTATTATGGTGCTCCATGTTGTCTATTTTAATCAAAATCTTTTATCTCGATTTCTTTCatgctttaatttaaaatttccctTGCATGAAGACAGTTTTGCTGTTTCATTCTTTAATGTTCTAATCTTTTATTACAACTTTTtaaaaaccattaaaaataaatgtctTATTAAATCAATGTCCTGAAACTACCCCCCCCCCTCCCAATTGTGTTATTGTCCGTTGTCCCATGCCTCATACCGAACCAGAGATTTGATATTGGCAAGTCCgtttgccattgacgtggcccgtttttggACAAGATAACCTTAATTTTAGGCCTCGacacaattaataataataatgttctGATGGTTCTGATTTGCGAAATGCTTATGGCAACAAAGTCTAACTAGTTTCCcttgaatagggtaagtgtgccaagtttcggcatagttgcatgcaagcgccaaagtctcaagtttgaaatgtaatatctttaatagagattgattttttcattccttctacttaagatgtgttgcttagaaccttgtagacagtttatcgtctttatttactttaaaatcattcttaatatattttaaaattaataaaaatgtagacatagctttggtgccctatttcggccaccttcattctcatagttccttgcccttcgggaattcttctaatatctttttaacgtcatctcgtttgtcgaagctacattttttgttattcttttgcattgtacaatctctacggtatgtataaaataaaaattcatggacattcgaggaacaaaaaaggtggccggaattgcaagctggccggaatttggcacacttaccctaagcatatttcttataaattaatttattatctcaatattttatattttcgaaaattatgcATGACCGTACTGCCCTATTCTCCCCTAACGACCTAAATGCCGGGAACATTTTTCACCGAGAAAACTGAATTTGTGTTTATCCGTCTTTTGAATTCCATTTCTTTCACCAATTTGAGaaacacataaaaattttagaataaatatttgattgacTCACCATCATCGTACATCTCCGTGCCGATGTAGGCCTCAGCACGATCACAGAGAACACTGGGATCCTTCTGAATGTCCAGAGCTTCTCGACATCTTGTCACTGCTTGCGTGAACTGTTCATCCTTGACGTGGCACGAACAGAGCAATTGCTTTGCACTGAAGATCACCATTGGAATATCTGATTCCAACTTCAACACCTTCTCCGCTGACTCCACGCATCCCTCGTACTGTCGCTCATCCAGATATGATTGGGCATCAGAAAGGGCCTTTTCCACCTTCTTGAGCTTCTTGTAGAAGGGGAAGCAGTCTTTATGTTCGGGATCCAACTTGAGACACTCACGGATCTCCTTTAAGGCATCTGCTGTATGTCCCAGATTGTACAGTAGCTCAGCCAGACGAAAGTATCTGCAGAAtggaattttcataaaatcccaTTATAATTCAGTGCAAATAAtgctgaagagaaaaaaaaatacatttaggaTGATACTGACCCGCCTGTGCTGTCCTGGGACAAACGATTGACAGATCTGAGATCAGAAACTGCAGATAGAACATCATTCTCATTGATGTAGCAATCTGCACGGGTTTCCCGGAACTTTGCACTCCACGGTGAAATTTCCAGGAGTTGAGTGAGGAAGGCTATTGCAGTTCTGTGGTCACCACGAGCAATCAAATTCTCAATGGAATTCCACTGTTCTCGGGCAGGATCAACTTTACTGTACAAATAGTTGACATCATCATTGTAGGGATCCTCCATTAGCGATTTATGGAAATCCAATTCAGCTTTATCAAAGTCTCCCAGTTTGAGATGTACTACTCCACGTTGTGCTCGAGCTGTCGTAAAGTCTGGCTTTAGCTCTAGAACCCGAGAGAAATCACTGAGACTGTTTCTAGCTTTGCCCAGAGCGAAATAAACCGTTCCTCGCTTAAAAAGTGTCAGGTAGTTTGACGGATCCCCCTCTGAAATATTAATTACACCAAATTGAAGGCATATCTGTCCCAGCaatcaaatagaaaattaaaaaaaggaggGTTATCAATGATTCCCACCAACAGCTGCGTGGAAGTGTGTGAGGGCGTCTGATAACTGGCCTGTGGCCAGGTACTGTCCTCCCATCTCGATGTGTCTCTCAATTTCTGCCTGAGTTGCTGACTCGGCACCTAATTAAATAGTCATTTCAATAAAGCTAAAAGCTCTAATCAGTGTGAGGACAGAGGGCATGATCTTACCATCCATAAAGAGATCCAGGAAAAGAAGTAGCAAGAATGCTGTGAACTTTTTATCTTGGGCAAATTGCACCATATCTACCATTCCGATTGCCATGATTTCTCACAAAATAACACTTCAACTTTCTATAAGTTATTTACTGTATTACTGAACCCGTTTCACAAAagtatttcattgaattttgagaGAATATTGAAGACGCAGCGACATGACGAAATTTCTGACCAAAAATACAACCGTCTTGACACTGACCGACCAATGACATGTCATGTGGTGCTTGCTGATTGGTCCAGGTCATTCGTAAAAGCAAACCCGCCCGATCTCCACCGCGACTGCAAAATTCATCCCGGGCGATAGCTCTAGCGGAAATTTTTGGTACTTAGTTGACAGctataaaacatcaaaacaaGATTTTTGTTTCTCTCCAAAATTGGTGAAAAACCCGTGAAAACCAATGCAAATAATGGATATTGATGAAGATGCATCATCCATTTGTGAGTCTACAGTAAGTATTTGTGGAAATTTTCACGGGGGTGaacacaaattcactaaatttgAAAGGGTAATACAGAATGTAAACATAACCAAACAATTATGCTTTGGTGCTCCCCAGGCATCGCTCACGGAAGGATGTAGACTCCCAGTCCGGATGAATGGGACAAATGATTGGCCACTGGCTGAAATAATTAGTGTTAAGGACATTATGGGACAGCAACAGAAACTCTTCTATGTACATTATGTAGACTGTAAGTGGGAAAGCCGGGTGatattgttttgtaaacatttttgttGACAaccactctctctctcttggcAGTTAATAAGAGACTCGATGAATGGGTTAGTGAGGATTTTATGGACACGAGAAAAGTACAATTTCCCAGAAAAGATGGCTCAACCACAGGACAAAATACTGGTGTTACAACACCCAAAAAACAACCCACAGTTCCCACCACGGGAAATACTTCGAGACCCGTGAGTCCAGTCACACCCTCCAGTGAGCTCGTCAACGGAAGTGCTGTTCTAGCGGCAGCACTACAGAAAAAGATGAACAGAAAGCGAAAGGTAAAGAGTTGGGGTGTCTTTCCGGAAGGTTTGCTTTTTATTTTGGCTGTGATTCTTTCATCATTACGACTGAGATATTGCAGTTCAATGTACTGTCTCCAATCGTGCTCATATGCAAAGATTCAATTTTTtgagaatctttttttttatagatagtggacggaaaaatagacttCTCTTGAGTTTTAATCTTTAATTCTTCGTGGCGTTTCGAGGATacatgtcctcttcatcaggtttcgaattaGAGAAAACTACCTGTGTCAGCCTTTTGGATGGTAAACATATCAGTGCGAAATTGTGAAAAAGTCCAAGTGAAGTGCAGGAGCAAATTTTCCCACCCGTACGTGATTTTTTCTCTAATTGTAAACCTGATGAAGAGAACATttatcctcgaaacgtcgttaagaataaaggaataaaaatcaagagaggtccaTTTTTGGTCACTCTCTGCTACATTTCATCAGTCcggttttaaattttcgaaaatattttatttcggaTTTGAGCTCCTGTGAAAATTTAGTGatcaaaaaatgataaaatgatgGCTCGAGTTGTTTtcgtaatttattattaattattacttGTTTTGAAGTTCGATTTGACAGAAATATTTCACCTGATTctagtaatttaaaatttacaaagtattttattttttaattcatttaccctttcgtctcttttgggattcTGGGTATCCAAGTAGAAAACATTTTGTTTTTGGCTTATtcgaattattaaaatttcaataattattgtaaataattataaagtagaagCACTTCAAAACCTAAACTATCTAGCTAAGCCTTGGAACACTTTTTAAAAACGTTTCTTCTTTCGAGTCACATATCTCGAGTCTTAACAGAATGCGTCCTAATTCAATAACATATTCAAAtgctttgaataattttcttttaaatacatTCTTAACCTCaagcaatatttttattttataactcATTAGGAAGAAAATTAGGTAATGAGGTCCCTGTAATCCAAAGTCTGTATTTGAGGTGAATATATTTTgaaagggtcccggtcaaaatcccgaaagccaaaatcgccaaaatccagaaatcttaaatgtgtcatagctactcccacgattgcacccgcgcttgctggaggcaaaagaaaatcttctgtgtcttgagaaattattctaaacattttcccccatataatttcatcccttttaggattttgaacattcgggattttggctgccaccgattttgaaaggattattccctaaactaaactaaaaaaaagcttttaacgCAAAGAAAAATCTCTTAAAAACACATACAAAAACTAATTTAGGATTTTACGAATTGAGAAAAAAGGTACAAAACCCTCGTTCTGATTGATCTTAACAGCTCTTTTTGGAGGGAATTGCGTTTTTAGCTTGAAAATAATAccctaaaaaatattcttagatTAAAGAGGCTTTAGACTTAACTTAAAAATCgccatacagtagactctctctcaatcgggcgtatggggcaaaatgtcatccggtttatcgatagatttgagcgtcaaagcctttgtaaattccacaaaaaacactca is from Phlebotomus papatasi isolate M1 chromosome 1, Ppap_2.1, whole genome shotgun sequence and encodes:
- the LOC129809469 gene encoding uncharacterized protein LOC129809469; its protein translation is MDSIERHLFDAMFGLNIPLGVGKPLCPEKLDKMRGRWQRKSILEIHLSMSIVDMEMKPKKSLDEIRSEMENIGGGICKKVISEGFGSVTKDKSEITIQYVKYGQMLDSDKIELCDSTYIAQKPYTFVLGSNCGLLPGFEKAVRSMRNQEKAEFIMSEQKNGNPPVTRNVMFIIEVIRVADVMVKQDRVRLHNNYPQTMRLVQELRDKGKDAFTAQFYRVAADMYTEVVSLLRNVLVQTETDNNKRLELLLKMYLYAGMTYNKLEQAEFAYLMLINAVNLLMSEAVSVSNVLMGKIYLHAARANRMLNDIQESFVFLTKAEECIGKAPEVLDEYKKLFQIFHKACDMDAIGKNVCRAVDKGDDGVENNHSMFVATFDHILKTFMCGKDKSKTVYGLECNEHVPAAMKLAAKYKKIKLEVNSNDSGTIAYSLTRK
- the LOC129809465 gene encoding dnaJ homolog subfamily C member 3-like, whose translation is MAIGMVDMVQFAQDKKFTAFLLLLFLDLFMDGAESATQAEIERHIEMGGQYLATGQLSDALTHFHAAVEGDPSNYLTLFKRGTVYFALGKARNSLSDFSRVLELKPDFTTARAQRGVVHLKLGDFDKAELDFHKSLMEDPYNDDVNYLYSKVDPAREQWNSIENLIARGDHRTAIAFLTQLLEISPWSAKFRETRADCYINENDVLSAVSDLRSVNRLSQDSTGGYFRLAELLYNLGHTADALKEIRECLKLDPEHKDCFPFYKKLKKVEKALSDAQSYLDERQYEGCVESAEKVLKLESDIPMVIFSAKQLLCSCHVKDEQFTQAVTRCREALDIQKDPSVLCDRAEAYIGTEMYDDAIRDYQAAINIDEHLQRAKEGLERAKRLQKQSERRDYYKILNVKRSATKQEIVKAYRKAAQKWHPDNFQGDEKKIAEKKFIDIAAAKEVLTDPEKRQQFDNGEDPLDPEGGNNQYGGFRGGNPFHHFHHGSPFQFKFHFN